A window of Tachypleus tridentatus isolate NWPU-2018 chromosome 7, ASM421037v1, whole genome shotgun sequence genomic DNA:
AAATTCCAATGGTTGgttatgttcgaaatctataaactttcatGATTAAATTCTGCAGGTTTTCGATTAgcaagcgttaatcacaattatagtttcctagGCCTATAGTACACTGACTCTAACTGTCAAATCTTCTTTGTCTTTCAGTACGTCAGTTTATTCTATAAGAATTACTGTAGATTCTCGACATTTCTACAATATTCTAgtgtgttttagttttacttttagtgCTTTTTACTCTCAAGAAACTTCTTCAGATCTCGGGAACAGgcgtgtgtgtatttgtgtgtgttttacttatagcaaagccacatcgggctgtctgctgagcccatcgaggtgAATccagcccctgattttagcgttgtaaatacgtagacatacccctgtactagcgggggcaggGAACAagtgggacttgcgcaatacacagtcaagaatatacattacctgcaaacaaagaaaactatcCATAAACGAGCATAGTACACTCAAATAAATAGTGTAACGATGAATCCGTTACACTGATAAATAACAGACTCTTTAGGTAgtcttttacaaataaacaatgacACGTACAGATAGAATTTTAGTAATAAATGACAAAGTTTATAGGtaaaattttactaataaataacaaacaatatatgtagtcttttacaaataaacaacGAACTGTATGGGCAttgtttcactgataaattatagTCTCTATAGTTAGTGTTTTACTGTATACGTATCTAACTGCTTTCTTTTACATATCAAAATCAAAGCCCCGTAGTGTAACAGCGTTAAGTCTGCagagtttatataaaaatagaaattgatCTTGGAtactcattgtgcagctttgcggtTAACtacaaacttaaattataatgcatagaacaaaacaatttaaaccaaatcaaagCGACTCCAAAGAAAACGTTAAAATTAAAACCTACTCACTATGTTCTGATTGTGGAGTTCATAATCTGAGTcaattatttttaccattaactaaatattttagaaattgaaAAGGTATAAATTTCTATCTGTAATGTATAATGGTTTAAGCATGAGGTCGTGATGAAATCAAATCTAATTATTTCCTTGTACAAAATTTATGATGAACACAGTGCTTATATATTACttctaatattaatttagaaCGTTTTACTTGTTACATGAACAACgtctatttaaatattacataggATTTCAAAAAACATCACCGATGTAACTCCAGAGGAGTCATGGCTTCATcagataccattattaacacAATCTTTGCTTCCAGCCTAATGATTAAGCCCTTAACCGCTGATGATGAAGAAGATATTCGGGACTTTTTGAAGCTGATGTATATGGAACAAAGGAAAGTTTCTACTTCCTTCCAGTTAAGTGGAATGTTCAGAAACATCAAAATCTGGATCTTTATAGTATTTATCATTACTACAGTTTACACGTTCACATCAAGTATTATCATATCTGTTATATTAGGCATTACTTTAGGTATTACAATAGCCTTAGAATCGTCTTTTTTGCTATTAAGAAAGCTTCACAACAAAGTATACAACGATTATAGTCCAGATATAATTAATCCACTTGCCTGGTCACGTGAAAATAACCACATACTCCTAGTAGGAAAAATCAGAGGTGTTCTAATAGCAACAGCGCTACTCAAAAGAGTTTCGAGTGGAGAAAGACGTTTGGCAAGGATGTATGTGAGGAAAGACTTACGAAGTCGTGGAATAGGAAAGTTAATGATGAAGAGATGTATTGAAATTGGTAAAGCCGAAAAGTGTAAGAAGATACAAGTTCGTACAAGTTCTTCGAATTCAAACGgaattaagttttatttgaacAGTGGATTCAAAGTATGTGACACTAGTGTACTGTTTGAGCAATTTCCTTACAAGTGGTCGTGTGTTGAAATGGAAATGTATCTGTAAAATAATggaactgttttataaaacaataactgaaataaataaatatttatatatttaataataacaatgttcatTTTTCAATCCAGTTAAATTCGTAAAATACTAAACACGTTTTGGATATCTCAGTTAAGACTTTTTATTCTGTTTCTCTACAGTAATGAGctagatatttcaaaataataaatgtaagtttaataaaatggtcaagctgtaattattaaatagtataaaaaaggGAAAAATTTAAAGATTCAACTGATAAGATGTCTTCATCACAAGCAAAATAAGCAATTGTTGGTGAAATACCAAGTTAGCTCATAAAGAATATCAGGGCTCAAATTGGCTTCTCTGACGGGAGATTTACAGCACTGGTAGATCAAGAGAGTTGGTAGAAAACTAATAAATTggtaaaatcaaa
This region includes:
- the LOC143256069 gene encoding uncharacterized protein LOC143256069, encoding MASSDTIINTIFASSLMIKPLTADDEEDIRDFLKLMYMEQRKVSTSFQLSGMFRNIKIWIFIVFIITTVYTFTSSIIISVILGITLGITIALESSFLLLRKLHNKVYNDYSPDIINPLAWSRENNHILLVGKIRGVLIATALLKRVSSGERRLARMYVRKDLRSRGIGKLMMKRCIEIGKAEKCKKIQVRTSSSNSNGIKFYLNSGFKVCDTSVLFEQFPYKWSCVEMEMYL